Proteins from one Mixophyes fleayi isolate aMixFle1 chromosome 9, aMixFle1.hap1, whole genome shotgun sequence genomic window:
- the PLD3 gene encoding 5'-3' exonuclease PLD3, producing the protein MKPKVVYKPISSPEEPEDHVIGLGRLQDNAIRYYRCALVIAVLVTVLFFLLAAQLLLLPLLCTSSRVRTETVLSQENACSDPCNIVLVESIPEGLVYPANTTTNPSVYETWMDLLSQAKSSVDIASFYWSLTNNDTHTKHPSANQGETVLKELLKLKQRGVTLRVAVNQDASPKKSDDLEALRYSGAEIRFVDMLHLTDGVLHTKFWVVDGKHLYIGSANMDWRSLTQVKELGSTVYNCSCLAQDLGKIFEAYWTLGEVNATIPSPWPDNFSTIFNKETPMEVTLNNTQSLVYLSSSPPPLSAKGRTDDLQSILSIIDDAKKFVYISVMDYTPTEEFSTPRRYWPEIDSRLRKAVYERHVTVRLLISCWGHSKPYMFPFLNSLDGLHSNKTHYNIEVKIFVVPVSAEQKSIPYARVNHNKYMVTDRVAYIGTSNWSGDYFIRTAGSALVVNQTCAANATNTMQEQLSAVFMRDWSSGYSHAMHSLTSFKEKCIF; encoded by the exons ATGAAGCCCAAAGTGGTATACAAGCCG ATTTCCTCCCCAGAGGAACCAGAAGATCATGTCATTGGCTTGGGGCGCCTACAGGACAATGCTATAAGG TATTACCGGTGTGCACTGGTCATCGCCGTTCTGGTCACGGTGCTGTTCTTTCTTCTGGCCGCTCAGCTTCTCCTCCTACCGCTGTTGTGTACGAGCTCCAGGGTGAGGACAGAGACTGTGCTCAGCCAGGAGAACGCGTGTAGTGATCCGTGCAA CATCGTTCTGGTGGAGAGCATACCCGAGGGACTAGTGTACCCTGCAAACACCACAACCAATCCCTCAGTATACGAGACCTGGATGGACCTTCTAAGTCAGGCCAAGAGCAGCGTGGACATTGCATCTTTCTACTGGTCCCTGACCAACAACGACACACACACCAAGCATCCCTCAGCCAATCAG GGTGAAACCGTCCTGAAAGAATTGCTGAAACTTAAGCAGCGCGGAGTCACCTTGAGAGTAGCTGTCAACCAAGATGCATCTCCCAAGAAAAGCGATGATCTCGAAGCGCTCCGATACAGTG GAGCGGAGATTAGGTTTGTAGACATGCTGCACCTGACTGACGGTGTCCTCCACACTAAATTTTGGGTGGTGGATGGCAAGCACTTGTATATTGGTAGTGCAAACATGGACTGGAGGTCATTAACACAG GTTAAGGAGTTGGGATCCACTGTCTATAACTGCAGTTGCCTGGCTCAAGACTTGGGGAAAATTTTTGAGGCATATTGGACACTGGGCGAAGTCAATGCCACTATTCCCTCTCCATGGCCAGACAACTTCTCCACCATCTTCAACAAAGAAACTCCCATGGAAGTGACTCTGAACAACACGCAGTCTCTCGTTTATCTCTCG AGTTCCCCACCACCCCTCTCTGCTAAGGGCAGGACAGATGACCTCCAGTCCATCCTCAGCATTATAGACGATGCCAAGAAGTTTGTATATATCTCTGTCATGGATTATACCCCCACCGAGGAATTCTCTACACCAAGGAG GTACTGGCCAGAAATTGACAGTCGCCTGAGAAAAGCTGTGTACGAGAGACATGTAACTGTCCGACTGTTGATCAGCTGCTGGGGACATTCTAAACCGTATATGTTCCCCTTCTTGAACTCCCTCGATGGACTGCACAGCAACAAGACCCATTACAACATAGAAGTG AAAATTTTTGTGGTACCAGTGTCTGCAGAACAGAAATCTATCCCATATGCCCGAGTGAATCACAACAAGTACATGGTGACAGACAGAGTGGCGTATATAG GTACTTCCAACTGGTCTGGAGACTACTTCATCCGTACGGCAGGATCTGCACTGGTGGTAAATCAGACCTGCGCAGCCAATGCCACGAACACCATGCAGGAGCAGCTGAGTGCCGTGTTTATGAGAGACTGGAGCTCAGGCTACAGCCATGCAATGCACTCACTGACCTCCTTTAAGGAAAAGTGCATCTTCTAG